The Candidatus Auribacterota bacterium genome window below encodes:
- a CDS encoding radical SAM protein: MNIVLINPPILVDEVMRDFKKFERMRGIYPPLGPLYIAAIVEQMGHEVIVIDCDAEEKHMQRIRNVCESLHPDVVGFYAFTWNYRGAAQLAAFVRSICPKVKTIIGGPNATSFPEESLRSGEFDIAVMGEGEETVKELLDALKDGRSLHGVAGIAFKEGERVVKTTPREFIIDLDSIPFPGRHFVPMGRYFDVFTRARRFATMIATRGCPFQCTFCNRNARLGRVLRARSPDNVVAEMKKLRNDYAVREVMFFDDNFILDKSWAYDFCRAIEDAGLDMLWEIRTRVDTVDEEILKALKSAGCYRIRFGFEAGDNQILKNMKKGITVEQSLECARLCHKIGIEMFGYFILGAPGETEATMEKTVNLAITIEPRFALFSKFVPYPCTEAFDWAVANGYIEKNYWVDFLAGRDLDSHPALDQKQLPAKIVEEYLNMANRRFYFRPGYLFSMLKEIKNPSRFCQHLRIARSLL; this comes from the coding sequence ATGAATATAGTGCTCATAAATCCACCCATCCTTGTAGATGAGGTAATGCGCGATTTTAAGAAATTTGAGCGCATGCGGGGAATTTACCCCCCGCTGGGGCCCTTGTATATTGCTGCGATAGTAGAGCAGATGGGGCACGAGGTGATTGTGATAGATTGCGATGCCGAGGAAAAACACATGCAGCGTATAAGGAATGTGTGTGAATCGCTGCATCCGGATGTGGTTGGCTTTTATGCATTCACATGGAACTACCGCGGCGCGGCACAGCTGGCAGCCTTTGTCAGATCCATCTGTCCGAAGGTGAAGACGATTATCGGCGGCCCCAACGCCACGTCATTCCCTGAAGAATCGCTCCGGTCAGGCGAATTTGACATTGCTGTCATGGGGGAGGGAGAGGAGACTGTAAAGGAACTCCTCGATGCCCTGAAGGACGGAAGGTCCCTTCACGGTGTCGCGGGTATTGCTTTCAAAGAGGGGGAGAGAGTCGTCAAAACCACGCCCCGTGAGTTTATCATTGACCTGGACTCCATACCGTTCCCCGGTCGACATTTCGTTCCCATGGGCCGCTATTTTGATGTATTTACCCGGGCGCGGAGATTCGCCACGATGATCGCCACGCGGGGCTGCCCGTTCCAGTGCACATTCTGCAACCGGAATGCCAGGCTCGGCCGCGTGCTGCGGGCGCGCTCGCCAGACAATGTTGTCGCCGAGATGAAAAAGCTCCGGAACGACTATGCGGTACGGGAGGTAATGTTTTTTGATGATAATTTTATTCTCGATAAATCTTGGGCTTATGATTTCTGTAGAGCCATCGAGGATGCAGGCCTCGATATGCTGTGGGAAATACGGACGCGTGTGGATACCGTTGATGAAGAGATTTTAAAGGCTCTCAAAAGCGCAGGATGTTACAGGATCAGGTTCGGCTTCGAGGCGGGGGACAACCAGATACTGAAGAATATGAAAAAGGGTATCACTGTGGAACAGTCCCTCGAGTGCGCGCGCCTATGTCACAAGATCGGGATCGAGATGTTCGGCTATTTCATCCTCGGCGCCCCCGGCGAGACCGAAGCGACAATGGAGAAGACCGTCAACCTTGCCATTACGATTGAGCCCCGCTTTGCTTTGTTCAGTAAATTTGTCCCGTACCCCTGTACCGAGGCGTTCGATTGGGCTGTCGCGAACGGCTACATCGAAAAGAACTACTGGGTAGATTTTCTCGCAGGACGGGACCTTGATTCTCACCCCGCGTTGGATCAGAAGCAGCTTCCAGCGAAAATTGTTGAGGAATATCTCAACATGGCCAACAGGAGATTTTATTTCAGGCCGGGGTATCTCTTTAGTATGCTCAAGGAGATTAAGAATCCCTCGCGGTTCTGTCAGCATCTCAGGATTGCCCGCAGCCTTCTGTAA